Below is a genomic region from Penaeus monodon isolate SGIC_2016 chromosome 33, NSTDA_Pmon_1, whole genome shotgun sequence.
GAAAAGAGAAGTTGAGGAGAATCaggaataaacagaaagacagggagaaCTGTTTAACAAGATTTTGAGTGAgatatatttttaagattttctGGCAAATTTTCTACCATGCTTTCTGATATGCCAGATGCACTTTTCAGTACCNNNNNNNNNNNNNNNNNNNNNNNNNNNNNNNNNNNNNNCACAAGATCTTGTGATTACCATATTTCATGTATGTTCTACCTATCtggttttatgtctttttttttccccaatgaaTGTGACTATAATCTCTCTTTCATGGTTTTGTTCAGATGCAGAAAGAGACAAAACTAATAATGAGTGAGGCACGTTTGATGCTGACTGACATGGCAAAAGCTGCATCATCTACACAggtaaatatttgtatgtgagatggaaaaaattgtgaaatgtttgatattctttttcatttcttgaaAACCTTGCATGGATTTTGTATTGCCAGTATGTTGcataaatagtatttattttcAATACTGAAGGATAGGATGTTGGTCTGTTCTGTAGAATAGGTAACTTAGGTATTTTGATTTGAATCTGTACTAGATTTCCTGGTTGGTCTGTTTTAGAAATATTTGTAGTAAACAAAGTAGGAATACTAGCCAGACATGTTATCTTCATGGCAAAGATTCAGTGTCTGGAACTCACAATGGCTGAGAACGTAAAAAGTAAATGCCTTCAGGTAATATTGAATAGTAATTTCTATTTAAACTAATGGCACACAAGAAATGGGCGACGGTTTTCTTCCTGAGATCATACCATCTTGATTTGCAGATAGTGTCGAATTCGATGCCTGGAAAGTGACATAGATTTTTCCAACTTTAAGCCATTCACCTCAACATTGGTAATCACTCTCTAGGTGTATCTGGGAGTAATTCTTCTTGCGAATGTTTGATTGGGGTTCACCTCAGTGGATTAGAGAAATGtgttgctgatcattttccttcTGTGGGTTTTCAAGTGTTACTAATCAAAACTAAGCCCCTCcccaatctgtctgtctctctttttgatGCAATATTTGTTTNNNNNNNNNNNNNNNNNNNNNNNNNNNNNNNNNNNNNNNNNNNNNNNNNNNNNNNNNNNNNNNNNNNNNNNNNNNNNNNNNNNNNNNNNNNNNNNNNNNNNNNNNNNNNNNNNNNNNNNNNNNNNNNNNNNNNNNNNNNNNNNNNNNNNNNNNNNNNNNNNNNNNNNNNNNNNNNNNNNNNNNNNNNNNNNNNNNNNNNNNNNNNNNNNNNNNNNNNNNNNNNNNNNNNNNNNNNNNNNNNNNNNNNNNNNNNNNNNNNNNNNNNNNNNNNNNNNNNNNNNNNNNNNNNNNNNNNNNNNNNNNNNNNNNNNNNNNNNNNNNNNNNNNNNNNNNNNNNNNNNNNNNNNNNNNNNNNNNNNNNNNNNNNNNNNNNNNNNNNNNNNNNNNNNNNNNNNNNNNNNNNNNNNNNNNNNNNNNNNNNNNNNNNNNNNNNNNNNNNNNNNNNNNNNNNNNNNNNNNNNNNNNNNNNNNNNNNNNNNNNNNNNNNNNNNNNNNNNNNNNNNNNNNNNNNNNNNNNNNNNNNNNNATTNNNNNNNNNNNNNNNNNNNNNNNNNNNNNNNNNNNNNNNNNNNNNNNNNNNNNNNNNNNNNNNNNNNNNNNNNNNNNNNNNNNNNNNNNNNNNNNNNNNNNNNNNNNNNNNNNNNNNNNNNNNNNNNNNNNNNNNNNNNNNNNNNNNNNNNNNNNNNNNNNNNNNNNNNNNNNNNNNNNNNNNNNNNNNNNNNNNNNNNNNNNNNNNNNNNNNNNNNNNNNNNNNNNNNNNNNNNNNNNNNNNNNNNNNNNNNNNNNNNNNNNNNNNNNNNNNNNNNNNNNNNNNNNNNNNNNNNNNNNNNNNNNNNNNNNNNNNNNNNNNNNNNNNNNNNNNNNNNNNNNNNNNNNNNNNNNNNNNNNNNNNNNNNNNNNNNNNNNNNNNNNNNNNNNNNNNNNNNNNNNNNNNNNNNNNNNNNNNNNNNNNNNNNNNNNNNNNNNNNNNNNNNNNNNNNNNNNNNNNNNNNNNNNNNNNNNNNNNNNNNNNNNNNNNNNNNNNNNNNNNNNNNNNNNNNNNNNNNNNNNNNNNNNNNNNNNNNNNNNNNNNNNNNNNNNNNNNNNNNNNNNNNNNNNNNNNNNNNNNNNNNNNNNNNNNNNNNNNNNNNNNNNNNNNNNNNNNNNNNNNNNNNNNNNNNNNNNNNNNNNNNNNNNNNNNNNNNNNNNNNNNNNNNNNNNNNNNNNNNNNNNNNNNNNNNNNNNNNNNNNNNNNNNNNNNNNNNNNNNNNNNNNNNNNNNNNNNNNNNNNNNNNNNNNNNNNNNNNNNNNNNNNNNNNNNNNNNNNNNNNNNNNNNNNNNNNNNNNNNNNNNNNNNNNNNNNNNNNNNNNNNNNNNNNNNNNNNNNNNNNNNNNNNNNNNNNNNNNNNNNNNNNNNNNNNNNNNNNNNNNNNNNNNNNNNNNNNNNNNNNNNNNNNNNNNNNNNNNNNNNNNNNNNNNNNNNNNNNNNNNNNNNNNNNNNNNNNNNNNNNNNNNNNNNNNNNNNNNNNNNNNNNNNNNNNNNNNNNNNNNNNNNNNNNNNNNNNNNNNNNNNNNNNNNNNNNNNNNNNNNNNNNNNNNNNNNNNNNNNNNNNNNNNNNNNNNNNNNNNNNNNNNNNNNNNNNNNNNNNNNNNNNNNNNNNNNNNNNNNNNNNNNNNNNNNNNNNNNNNNNNNNNNNNNNNNNNNNNNNNNNNNNNNNNNNNNNNNNNNNNNNNNNNNNNNNNNNNNNNNNNNNNNNNNNNNNNNNNNNNNNNNNNNNNNNNNNNNNNNNNNNNNNNNNNNNNNNNNNNNNNNNNNNNNNNNNNNNNNNNNNNNNNNNNNNNNNNNNNNNNNNNNNNNNNNNNNNNNNNNNNNNNNNNNNNNNNNNNNNNNNNNNNNNNNNNNNNNNNNNNNNNNNNNNNNNNNNNNNNNNNNNNNNNNNNNNNNNNNNNNNNNNNNNNNNNNNNNNNNNNNNNNNNNNNNNNNNNNNNNNNNNNNNNNNNNNNNNNNNNNNNNNNNNNNNNNNNNNNNNNNNNNNNNNNNNNNNNNNNNNNNNNNNNNNNNNNNNNNNNNNNNNNNNNNNNNNNNNNNNNNNNNNNNNNNNNNNNNNNNNNNNNNNNNNNNNNNNNNNNNNNNNNNNNNNNNNNNNNNNNNNNNNNNNNNNNNNNNNNNNNNNNNNNNNNNNNNNNNNNNNNNNNNNNNNNNNNNNNNNNNNNNNNNNNNNNNNNNNNNNNNNNNNNNNNNNNNNNNNNNNNNNNNNNNNNNNNNNNNNNNNNNNNNNNNNNNNNNNNNNNNNNNNNNNNNNNNNNNNNNNNNNNNNNNNNNNNNNNNNNNNNNNNNNNNNNNNNNNNNNNNNNNNNNNNNNNNNNNNNNNNNNNNNNNNNNNNNNNNNNNNNNNNNNNNNNNNNNNNNNNNNNNNNNNNNNNNNNNNNNNNNNNNNNNNNNNNNNNNNNNNNNNNNNNNNNNNNNNNNNNNNNNNNNNNNNNNNNNNNNNNNNNNNNNNNNNNNNNNNNNNNNNNNNNNNNNNNNNNNNNNNNNNNNNNNNNNNNNNNNNNNNNNNNNNNNNNNNNNNNNNNNNNNNNNNNNNNNNNNNNNNNNNNNNNNNNNNNNNNNNNNNNNNNNNNNNNNNNNNNNNNNNNNNNNNNNNNNNNNNNNNNNNNNNNNNNNNNNNNNNNNNNNNNNNNNNNNNNNNNNNNNNNNNNNNNNNNNNNNaaatttttccctttctcttttctcttcctccctgtccGGCTGTACCAATTCCTCTCAACTGCCATTAATAATTGATTGATGCATGTTACTTTGTGTAGTTTTTGTAGTTTTAATATGCTTGAATTCCTGATTCCTTCATGGTGTAATAATTCTTTCTGaacaaatatatcaatacaatTAAAGAAGACAATTTCCTCTaggatttgcccccccccccccacttagaCTACTTAGTTATCCCATCAATGCTTGATATTTGCACTTTCTACTACAGATTTGTTTTATNNNNNNNNNNNNNNNNNNNNNNNNNNNNNNNNNNNNNNNNNNNNNNNNNNNNNNNNNNNNNNNNNNNNNNNNNNNNNNNNNNNNNNNNNNNNNNNNNNNNNNNNNNNNNNNNNNNNNNNNNNNNNNNNNNNNNNNNNNNNNNNNNNNNNNNNNNNNNNNNNNNNNNNNNNNNNNNNNNNNNNNNNNNNNNNNNNNNNNNNNNNNNNNNNNNNNNNNNNNNNNNNNNNNNNNNNNNNNNNNNNNNNNNNNNNNNNNNNNNNNNNNNNNNNNNNNNTGCAAGCATATATGCTTTTCTTAAAGTCAGCAAGTTAATATTGTACTTGAGCCAACTAAAAGCAAAACATTAAACAAGACAAGCCCCTGTATCACTTGAAGCAACATTTTCATACTTTACATTTCCTCTAAGATCTCCAAGAAGCAGTGAAGCAGCTTTAGATTTAAATATTCACTATATGTCATCTTATAACATGAAAAATATCCTTATTAAGAAAATTAAAGTTAGTGTAGCAAAGTATCATcccatatattgttatttattgaaaTGCtaatactttcttctttttctcctttctttattaggGTGTAACACAGCCCCTCCTTGTGATGTCATCTGGGATTATTGAAACAAAACTTGAGCACCTAATTTCGCAGCATTTTTCAAGCATCCTCTCTAGTCAAGAGAAATCTGCTAGCACATTAGCAGTAACATCACCCATACAAGGTGAAACATCACTTAATAACTCGGGCATTTATAATGTAACGTCGACACCTATTGGAAGGAATCCAGACTCCAAAGAAATGGACAGGAATACTGAAGTCAATTCAAGTAGTGAAGTAAAGTTGACCAGACAACCCCAAGATATAAAAGATGAGACTGAATCTGACCATTGGCATTTGCAAGGAGCCAGACCAAAGGATTTTACTCCAAAGGAAAAAAGAGTATCCTATGTTTCAAGAATATTCACGCATGAATCAATTTCAAATAGAGAGAAGAgtgtaacagaaaaagaaaacagctctTTGAACACTAGCAGAGAAGCAAATGTGAAGCCAGCTTCCAACTTTTCCAGGAGTTTAAATGATAGTCAGATGTTTAATCAATCTAAAGATTATTCTGGCTTGGATGATAACTCTTTTGAGACTTCAGATGAAGTTGATAACACCAGTGCAAGGAGTGGAAGTTTCCTAGACCAAGTCAAGAAGATATTAGAGGAGTCTGTGAACTCTAATGCCAAGATTAAAACATTTCCCAAAGACCAGCGAATGCTTTCCCTAAGCGCACCCCTGGTCTCTAGAACCGGGAAAAGCATGAATGGAATGAGGGCATCAAATGGGAAGTTTCTCAGCcagataaagaaaattatgacaCCATAACAATACTTTTCTACTTAAAAGTTTGCANNNNNNNNNNNNNNNNNNNNNNNNNNNNNNNNNNNNNNNNNNNNNNCTATAAAATTGGAAGTATTTACCtgatttttaagatttattttactAACAGTAACTAAAGGACTGAGTATGAANNNNNNNNNNNNNNNNNNNNNNNNNNttttttttttccagttatccTTTGATTCAGNNNNNNNNNNNNNNNNNNNNNNNNNNNNNNNNNNNNNNNNNNNNNNNNNNNNNNNNNNNNNNNNNNNNNNNNNNNNNNNNNNNNNNNNNNNNNNNNNNNNNNNNNNNNNNNNNNNNNNNNNNNNNNNNNNNNNNNNNNNNNNNATTTATGGTTAAAATGTTTGTATATCTTTATTGGAATTttgttgaaatatatttttgatggAGATGCACACTTGTCAAGTGTGGAAGAGTTCAAAATTGAAATACACACCCCGAAAGGGTCAAGAATGAATTGAGTGTAGTTGTTTGTAAAAACATTGCTTTAATCACCAATTCACTCTTCATTCAGATTATGCATTTATTTTCTAAAGTTATTCTTGGAATAAAATGGACTTGATCTTATTGTCGTTTAATTTTCCatcagatatgtaaatatgtccAGTATATCAGTTTGTGATTAAATGAACATCTGGATTActattatttgaaatatatcaAAATGCAGTGAATAGTCTAATATATCACTTACATAATGAAAAAAGTTTGATACAGGTTCAGATGAAAATATCTTTATAACTTGACTTAAGAAGTATGACTACAAATAGGCTGTAGTGATGACAAAATATATGATAGGTTATAAACTCTCCACTATCTACTAAATCTATAGCAAGCGTTCAGTTAgtgatttaaatttcttttatgatAATTCTCAATTATGATGGaaggcaacatatatatatatgaatatatcatgactttaaaagtttgtatatatttattggcaTTTTGTTGAAATatgtttttgatgatgaaggagaTGCCNNNNNNNNNNNNNNNNNNNNNNNNNNNNNNNNNNNNNNNNNNNNNNNNN
It encodes:
- the LOC119594324 gene encoding uncharacterized protein LOC119594324 (The sequence of the model RefSeq protein was modified relative to this genomic sequence to represent the inferred CDS: added 169 bases not found in genome assembly) yields the protein MYWKTKLVLLSFVICVITCFDTYSNDEEDTNYYLGRLYEDFISFYYLFVNLSKHFCEHKVAKAGVEVSNALPMVNAGETSFRFREMQALQPTLKIFNQSGWNVSSCWTQPYADAISRRFGTPLELDLIQLPTPTTYFRLVSLPKDIGNFLRKLLSSLNVTRLTSCPNGISATPTWTVVASNTVTPSHLVEIFNWLSACGLLLANGNVKKLFHGFVQMQKETKLIMSEARLMLTDMAKAASSTQIQCLELTMAENVKSKCLQGVTQPLLVMSSGIIETKLEHLISQHFSSILSSQEKSASTLAVTSPIQGETSLNNSGIYNVTSTPIGRNPDSKEMDRNTEVNSSSEVKLTRQPQDIKDETESDHWHLQGARPKDFTPKEKRVSYVSRIFTHESISNREKSVTEKENSSLNTSREANVKPASNFSRSLNDSQMFNQSKDYSGLDDNSFETSDEVDNTSARSGSFLDQVKKILEESVNSNANDSIPMTSMNASSSSTTESLEPEEEHEMELSASNGKFLSQIKKIMTP